The sequence below is a genomic window from Rhodococcus sp. 4CII.
GTCACCCGGCCGAATGATGCTGCCGTTGACCAGGCCGGCCTCGGCGTCGACGGCGTTGAGGGACTTGCCCTTAGTCTCGCGCATGAAGATCACCGAGATCACCGAGATCACCGAGGCGATGGTGAGATACACCGCGATCGGTAGCCAGGACTCGTACTCGCGCAGCAACCAGGTCGCGATGACCGGTGCGAGGGAGCCGGCGAGCACGGTGGCGACCTGGTTACCGAGGGACACACCGACGTACCGCATGTTGGTGGGGAACATCTCGGCCAGCATCGAGGGCTGCAGCGCGTACATCGTGGCATGGATGACCAGACCGACGATGAGGGCGGTCAGGATCAGTGCCGACTGGCCGGTGTTCATCAGCGGGAACGCGACGAAACCGTACCCTCCCGCGAGAACCGCGCCAGCCATGTACACCGGCCGACGGCCCCACTTGTCCGACAATCGTCCGAACGTGAGGATGGCGACGGACTGTGTCAGGTGAGCGGCCAGCATCAACGTCAGGATGGTGCGGGTAGCAAGGCCCAGTTCGAGTTTCAGGTACGTCAGCGAGAAGGTGACGATGATGTAATAGAGGATGTTCTCGACCACTCGGCTGCCCATGGCGGTGAGGACTTCACGTGGGCGGGCCTTGAACACCCGCTTGATCGCATCAACGAGGCCTTCTGCATGCGAATCCTCCTCCAGGTTCTGGAAGATAGGTGAATCCTCGACGGACCGGCGGATGAACCAGCCGACCAGAACGATGATCGCCGAGGTGAAGAAGGCGATACGCCAACCCCAGCTCAGGAACGCCTCTTCCGACATGATCTGGGACAGACCGAGCATGACGATGGTGGCGAGCGCGTTGCCGAACGGGGCGCCGAGTTGCGGGAAGCTGGACCAGAAGCCGCGCTTGTCGGCCGGACTCTGTTCCGCCACGAGCAGGACTGCGCCGCCCCATTCGCCGCCGACGGCGATGCCTTGGATGAACCGCAGCACCACCAGGGCGATCGGTGCGAGATAACCGATCTGGTCGAACGAGGGGATCGCGCCGATCAAAAACGTCGACGCACCGATCATCAGAAGGGAGACCTGCAGGAGCTTTTTCCGACCGTACTTGTCACCGAAGTGCCCGAACAGCAGGCCACCGATCGGTCTCGCGATGAAACCGACCGCGTAGGTCAGTAGTGCTGCGATCACCCCGTCGAGCGGGTTCCCGGTGGAATGGAAGAACAACTGGCCGAAGACCAGCGCAGCCGCCATACCGTAGAGGAAGAACTCGTACCACTCTGCGACGGTGCCGGCCATCGACGCCGCCACCACCTTGCGGAAGTAGGACATCGGAACCGAAGCGTTCTCACCGGCCACCGTCTTGCCTCCCTGAACTTCGCGGCCGGTCATGACACGGCTCCGTCGAGTTCGCGGTCGAGAGCACCCGACGCCACGTGCACCAGAGCCGAGAAGTCCTGACCGCCCAGCCCCGCCTCGATCATCCGGTCGAGGCGACGGGCCACCTCCGCGGTCATGCCGAGATCCACCGGATGGCCGGCCGCCGAGGTCAGTGCGAGCCCGACGTCCTTGCGCATCAGCGCCGTAGTGAAGCCAGGTGTGAAGTCGTCGTTTGCCGGCGCGTTGTCCACCACACCGGCGACGGGATAGAAGTTGCGCAGCACCCAGCTGTCACCGGAGGAGACCTTCACGATCTCGACCAGAGTCTTGTGCTCCAGGCCGAGTCGCTCGCCCAGGACGGCGGCTTCGGCGACGCTGGCCATGTTCATGGCCAGCATCATGTTGTTGACCGTCTTGGCGCTCTGTCCGCATCCGACCTCACCGACATGGAAGATCCTTGATCCCATGGCCTCCAGGAAAGGCGTCAAAACTGTCACGGCTTGGTTCGGGCCGCCGACCATGAAAGTCAGGGTGCCGGCATGGGCGCCGGGCGTGCCACCGGAGACGGGGGCGTCGAGGAACCGTCGTCCTGAGGGCACAACAAATGCGGCGAGTTCGCGGGCGTCGGGTCCGCTGATCGTCGAGCAGTCGACGATCAGTGCGTCCTCGGCGGTCGCCTCGAGCAGACCGGGTGTCGACAACGCGCGGTGGACATGTGCGTATGTGGGCAGCATCGTGAAGACGACGTCGGCTCCCGAGGCCGCCTCGACCGGCGAGAGACACGGCCGGATTCCGGCGAGTCGAGCAGCTTCGGATGCGTCGGCACTGGGATCGAAACCCTGCACGTCGAACCCTTGGGCACGCAGTTGAGAGGCCATGGGTAGGCCCATGTGACCGAGACCGAGCCAACATACCGTTGACATGCGGGTCTCCCTTCGTTCGGTTTCTACCTGTGGAGTGGTCGCGCAACCTCCATCGAGTGTGATGGCTGATACACCGTGCCGGTAGGTTCAATCCCGAGCATCAGCTGTGCGAGAATGCACAACACCGGAAGGAAGACCCCGATGCGCGCCGACGACCTGCTGGTCCTGCTCGAGATCGCCCGATGCAAATCACTCGTCGGAGCCGGCGCTGCCCTCGGCCTGAACCACACCACCGTCTCCCGACGCATCGCGGCTCTCGAACGAGAGCTGAATGCACCGGTCATCTCGCGATCCGCCCAAGGATGTGAACTGACCGAACTCGGAAACAGCCTCCTCGGCTCCTGCGAGCAGATCGAGACGGCGCTCTTCGATGCACGCGACTACGCACACCGTCGCAAATCCGATCAGTCACTGTCCGGTCTGGTGCGCGTGGCCACCACCGAAGCGTTCGGGGCCTACTTCGTCACCCCGGTTCTCGCCGATCTGCACAAGATCAACCCCGAGCTTCAGGTCGAGATCGTCACCCAAACTCGGCTGAACCCGTACAGCTCCGGAGCAGATATCGAGATCGGGGTCGGAGAACCCGTCCTCGGCCGACTCGGAGCGGAAGCTCTCACCCAGTACTCACTCGGTCTGTATGCCTCGGACGAATACGCTCGAGATCACGGACTTCCGCATTCGACCGACGAACTACGCCTACATTCCCTGATCTACTACATCGAAGGCCTCCTGCGCGTCGAAGACCTGGTCGTTCTCGGCCAGTTGACCACACAACGGCACGCCACTTTCGCGTCAACGAGCGTGCAAGCCCAGGCCATCGCCACGTTGGCGGGCGCCGGCATCGGACTGCTCCCCGCATACGTAGCCGATCGTGAGCCGACTCTGCAACGAGTCCTCTTCCCGGAGGTGCGCATCGTTCCCGAGTACACCGCATGGCTGGCGTCCGGCCGACTTCGCAGACCCGCAGCGCCAGCAGTGATGCAGGCCATCCGCGAGGCTGTCGCCGAGCGGCAATCCGAGTTGCTACCTGAATAGCGCGGGAGAAGAAAGGCCGGACTTCAGTGCTGTTGACTCTTCGAATACTTCCTTCCCTCCAACAACGGCACCGCGGTTCCGGGTCAGGTGTCGCCTGCCACGAGCATGGGACCGCCCTGGTCTGAGTTCTGCCTCTCTGATGGGCCCGGCCAGTCGTGCCGGGAGTCCTTGGCGATACCAGCGTGACGCGGTCTGCTGAGACACTTTCAGCTCGACCGCCACATCCACATGCCGCCGCCCGCACCCGAACTGGTTTCCTTCCCTGCCGTTCATCAATTATCAAGCAGCTCGGCACAAATGAAGTGCAACGACGCACCCTATTACCGAAAGATCGTTAATGGTCAGTGTGACGGACTCCGCGTCGTCGTACCTGACAAACCTGCTGATTCTGCGGATCGGCCAGGGGAGTGTTCTCATACCCGACTGGCGACCCACCGGCTCACCGCCGCCCAACGGGGCGAATCGGGAGGTTGGGTCACGTCGATGCCCTGTCCCGTGCTGCGCCCGACGCCCGCGTGAGCGCGGCAGGGGACTTGAATCGTCCATGGTCGCCGCCCTCCGTGGTGCGGCGGCAGCGCGGCTTCTGTTGACGACTGGCCAGGGTCAAAGGTTGAACCGGTCGATGAGCCACTGCACTGCGGTCGGATTGTCGAGGAGCAGCCCCGCGGTATGACCCGCACCCCGAGTTGCGTTAGCAGAGGGGGTGTGTCGAGGTTTCTTCGACGGGCTCGACTGGGTGGCCACCGCTCCGCCCACTGTCGCCCTGGGCCACAAAGATTTTCGGCGGCGACGTACCGTCGTATTCGGCTGGGTGTTCACGTCGCACCAGAGCGGGGCGGCCTCGTGGCCTTCGTCGCCGGACTCGTCCGCGACGAGTTCGACGGTTACGACGCCGGGTTCTTCGTGGCAGGCGGGCTGGGTGAGCTCGCCGTGGTGATGTCGCTCGCCATGGTCTCGAAGACCGAGCGCCTCCGGACTCTTGCGACGTAGGCTCGCGCACGGAGCGGACCACCAGGACAAACCGCGGCAGGGCCCGACAAGTACTTGTCGCCCGCAAATCCTCGAGGGCGGACCGTCGACGCACCATCTACTGCATGCAACCCGCGGCTATCCCGGCAAAGGCGTGACCCGCGAGACCTTCGGGGGACCGTCGACCTCGACGAATTCCTCGAGATCTCCGTGGAGTCGCTGCCGCGTTGCGCGCCCCGGGCGCGAACGACCACGATGAGCCGAACCCATCCGGTCATGAGCGTGGCGAGTGCTGCCGCATCGACCACAGGGGGATGTGCTGCGCGCCCGCGCGAGAGATTCAGACGATGCCATGGGCCAATCGATGTCTCGGCGAAGCGAATTCGAGGTCTTCGATCGATTTTCGGCCCGCTCGTTTCTCAGTGCCCCATCTCGGCGTAGAACTTTAGATGCGCGCTGGCGGTGTCGTCCCAGCTGTGCCCGCGTGCCAGTGCGCGGCCGCGGTAGACCTGGTCGGCGTCGCCGGGCCGCCGGAGGGCGTCAGCCATCTGCTGGTGGGTGGATGCGAACCGAACGGTGCTGCCGAAGACCTCGCGCAGGACGGGGAGGTCGCGGGCCACCACCGGTACTCCCGCGGCGAGGGCTTCCATTGCGGCGAGGCCGAAGCCCTCCTTGGTGGAGAGGAACGCGAAGACGGTGGCCTGGGCGACGAGGGAGGGCAGGGCGTCGTCGTCGACGGTGCCGAGGATGGTCGGCCGTACGTCGAGCTGGGTGCATCGCGCATCGAAGTCGTCGCGGTACCCCCGATAGTCGAACAGTGTCTCGCCGCCGGCGAATACCAGTTTCAGGTCCGGTCTGTCGCGGCGAAGCAGGGCGTAGGCCTCGACGAGGTCGATGCTGCCCTTGCGGGGCTCGATGCCGCCGACGGCCAGTACGTAGTCGCCGAGTTTCTCGGCCCAGCGACGCCGTCCTGCGTCGTCGCGGACTGCTTTTTCGAATCGGGCTGCGTCGACGCCGTTCGGGATGACGGTGGGGTCGAGTCCCCACCTGGTGTGTACCTCTGCGGCAACGGCTTCGGAAACGCAGATCCGCGCGTACGGTTCCACGACCGCGCGTTCGTGACAGGCGGCGAGTGCGGGGGTGGTGAACTGGTCGAGGTGGTGAATGGTGCGGATGCATCGGCCGACGGCGTTGGCGCTGATGCAGTCCTGGGCATGCACGATGTCGTAGGCGTCGGGTGTGAACGCGCCGCGGAGCACGGCGATGGACCGCAGGATCCGGTCGCCGACATTCTCCCCCTCGATTGCCGCGAACGGCACGACACGGACGGTGACGGCAGGGTCAACCCTGCGGAAGAAGGCGCCGTCGCCGCCGCGTCCGAGCGACCACACGGTGACCTCGGCGCCCTGCCGCGCCAGGGCCTCGGCCAAGGCCAGGGTGTGGACGACGCCGCCTCGCGGTTTCGTGGAGTACGTCAGCAGTGCGATACGCACGTCAGGGTGTGCCTTTCTCGAGCAGTGATCGGTAGGTGTCGATCCGGCGTTCCTCCAGATGTCGCAGCACCTTTCGAGCCCGGTCGACTTCGTGGTCGATGTCGAGGTCGGCGACGGCGAGCCCGCCTTTGACGCCGGTGCGGGCGAGCACGTCACCACCCGGGCCCACCACCTTCGCCTGTCCCAGGAACCGTAAGCCACCCTGGATGCCGGTCTGGTTCGACGACACCAGCACTACCTGGTTTTCGGCCGCCCGGGCCGAGTCGTAGAGGTCGAACAGCCGGGACTGGCGGTCCTGGGCCAGTCGTTCGGCGCGGTCGGTGATACTTGCGGGCCACGCGGAGAGAGCGCAGACGATCCGCGCCCCGTCGAGGGCGAGGGTGCGGGCGGCTTCCGGAAAGGTTTTGTCATAGTCGATGAGCATGCCCATCCGGCCGACCGGGGTGTCGAACGCAGTGAAGGCGTCCCCTGCGGCGTATGCGAGCGACTCCCCGGCAGGCTGGTGCACCTTCCGATGGCTGCCGAGGATCCCGTCCCCGGTGACGCACGCCGCGGTGTTGTAGCGGACACCGTCGGCCAATTCGGTGTAGCCGATGCAGACGGTCATCGATCCCGCCATCCGTGCGATCGCCTTCAGTTCCGGCCCGTCCGCGTCGAGAGCAGGCGGGAGCTCGTCCGGGTCGGGGCAGCGCAGGTCTGATATGTAGCCCCCGAGGCAGGCATCGGGGAGGACCAGCAGGTCGATGCCATCGTCGCGGGCCTTGGCGACGAGCGTGTCGAGCTTGAGCAGTGCACGCTCGACGTCCCGGCCGAAGTGCCCGGCCAGTGCAGCCAGCCTCATGATTGTCACGTCCTCAGGCTAGTGAGGACACGGGTGGGTGCACACCTGCCTCCAATTCGAGGCGGTCGGCCAGGTACTCGGCGTCGCGGGCCACCCCGGCGAAGCGTCCGGAACCCCAAGTGTGCTGCCACGGCAAGCCGAGGAAGAACAGCCCCTGAACCGTGGTCACGCCGCGGTTGTGGCACGGGTGCCCCTCGCCGTCGAACACCCCGGCGTGCAGCCACCGGTAGTCGGTGCGAAAACCGATGGACCACACCACCGACGTGATCCCGGACGATGCGAGCTCGAGCGACGTCGTCTCCTGCACGGGTCGCCAGACGGGGACGTACCGGTTCTCGGTAGGGGCGTCGATGCCGGCGCGTTCGATGTAGGCGTCGATGGAGTCCTTGATGCTCTCGGCCACGGCATCGGCGGCATCGAGCGACGACTGCAGGGTGGGTGCGAACTGCAGGGTGCCGTCGACCACCTCGAGCAGGCGCCCATACAACTTCA
It includes:
- a CDS encoding carbon-nitrogen hydrolase family protein, producing MRLAALAGHFGRDVERALLKLDTLVAKARDDGIDLLVLPDACLGGYISDLRCPDPDELPPALDADGPELKAIARMAGSMTVCIGYTELADGVRYNTAACVTGDGILGSHRKVHQPAGESLAYAAGDAFTAFDTPVGRMGMLIDYDKTFPEAARTLALDGARIVCALSAWPASITDRAERLAQDRQSRLFDLYDSARAAENQVVLVSSNQTGIQGGLRFLGQAKVVGPGGDVLARTGVKGGLAVADLDIDHEVDRARKVLRHLEERRIDTYRSLLEKGTP
- a CDS encoding LysR family transcriptional regulator; protein product: MRADDLLVLLEIARCKSLVGAGAALGLNHTTVSRRIAALERELNAPVISRSAQGCELTELGNSLLGSCEQIETALFDARDYAHRRKSDQSLSGLVRVATTEAFGAYFVTPVLADLHKINPELQVEIVTQTRLNPYSSGADIEIGVGEPVLGRLGAEALTQYSLGLYASDEYARDHGLPHSTDELRLHSLIYYIEGLLRVEDLVVLGQLTTQRHATFASTSVQAQAIATLAGAGIGLLPAYVADREPTLQRVLFPEVRIVPEYTAWLASGRLRRPAAPAVMQAIREAVAERQSELLPE
- a CDS encoding NAD(P)-dependent oxidoreductase, with translation MTLDGGCATTPQVETERRETRMSTVCWLGLGHMGLPMASQLRAQGFDVQGFDPSADASEAARLAGIRPCLSPVEAASGADVVFTMLPTYAHVHRALSTPGLLEATAEDALIVDCSTISGPDARELAAFVVPSGRRFLDAPVSGGTPGAHAGTLTFMVGGPNQAVTVLTPFLEAMGSRIFHVGEVGCGQSAKTVNNMMLAMNMASVAEAAVLGERLGLEHKTLVEIVKVSSGDSWVLRNFYPVAGVVDNAPANDDFTPGFTTALMRKDVGLALTSAAGHPVDLGMTAEVARRLDRMIEAGLGGQDFSALVHVASGALDRELDGAVS
- a CDS encoding MSMEG_0565 family glycosyltransferase; protein product: MRIALLTYSTKPRGGVVHTLALAEALARQGAEVTVWSLGRGGDGAFFRRVDPAVTVRVVPFAAIEGENVGDRILRSIAVLRGAFTPDAYDIVHAQDCISANAVGRCIRTIHHLDQFTTPALAACHERAVVEPYARICVSEAVAAEVHTRWGLDPTVIPNGVDAARFEKAVRDDAGRRRWAEKLGDYVLAVGGIEPRKGSIDLVEAYALLRRDRPDLKLVFAGGETLFDYRGYRDDFDARCTQLDVRPTILGTVDDDALPSLVAQATVFAFLSTKEGFGLAAMEALAAGVPVVARDLPVLREVFGSTVRFASTHQQMADALRRPGDADQVYRGRALARGHSWDDTASAHLKFYAEMGH
- a CDS encoding MFS transporter gives rise to the protein MTGREVQGGKTVAGENASVPMSYFRKVVAASMAGTVAEWYEFFLYGMAAALVFGQLFFHSTGNPLDGVIAALLTYAVGFIARPIGGLLFGHFGDKYGRKKLLQVSLLMIGASTFLIGAIPSFDQIGYLAPIALVVLRFIQGIAVGGEWGGAVLLVAEQSPADKRGFWSSFPQLGAPFGNALATIVMLGLSQIMSEEAFLSWGWRIAFFTSAIIVLVGWFIRRSVEDSPIFQNLEEDSHAEGLVDAIKRVFKARPREVLTAMGSRVVENILYYIIVTFSLTYLKLELGLATRTILTLMLAAHLTQSVAILTFGRLSDKWGRRPVYMAGAVLAGGYGFVAFPLMNTGQSALILTALIVGLVIHATMYALQPSMLAEMFPTNMRYVGVSLGNQVATVLAGSLAPVIATWLLREYESWLPIAVYLTIASVISVISVIFMRETKGKSLNAVDAEAGLVNGSIIRPGDDFLAESTTAHIK